In Coleofasciculus sp. FACHB-T130, the DNA window GCTAGCGTACGCTCTGCGTTGTACTGCAAACTCCAGGTTCCCTTTGGTCCCACCCTAGCCGAACATCTGGATATCTTTCCAGCCGCTCAACCGGATGCCCCCATCTTGGTGTTTATTCACGGTGGCTACTGGCGACTGCTCAGCAGCCAGGATTTTAGTTTAGTCGCCAAAGCCCCTGTGGAAGCAGGAGTGACAGTAGTGGTTACCAACTATGCTTTGTGTCCTTCCGTGACAATGGATGAGATCGTGCGTCAGAGTCGAGCAGCGGTTGCCTGGATTTACAAAAATGCTTCTAGTTTTGGAGGCGCTCGCGATCGAATTTATGTCTCCGGTCACTCGGCTGGCGGTCAATTAACAGCAATGCTGATGGCAACTGACTGGGAAGGAACCTACGGTTTACCCGCCGATATCATTAAAGGAGGCTGCGCGATTAGTGGTTTATTTGACCTGATGCCCTTTCCCTACACCTGGCTGCAACCCGCTTTACAATTAACTTGGGGAGAAGTTCTCCGCAACAGCCCCATCCTGCATATTCCCGACAAAGCCGGATCGCTGATTGTCACCTACGGCGGGGATGAATCTAAAGAATTTCAACGCCAGTCCGAGGAGTTTCTAGCAGCCTGGAAAGCGAAAGGTTTAAAAGGCGAATATCTACCCCAACCTGGTAAAAACCACTTTACTGCCATTGATGGTTTTCTGGATGTCAATAGCAACCTGTGTACTGCTATCCTCCGACAGATGGGCGTTAAGGCGTAGCGCTAATTTAGGGTTGGGTTATGAGCCGATCTCCTCTGCAAACAAAAATGCCCTCTCTGGTGAGAGGGCAGCATTGCTTTTATGGATTGAGGAGTTTCATCGATACAAATAAAAGCGTAAGCCGTGGATGTGACGCGGGAGTGGCAATCAGATATCAATGTTGCGATCGCCTTCGAGTCTCGCCGCTGATGCTGTTCTTGTAGCCTGCGAAGGCAGTTTGGTTTGTAGAGATGCGATCGCCTTTGTCTCTCTGTCTGACGGATTTTCTTATTCAAGCGCGATCTCATCCACCCAATCTTGATAATCGGGATCTCGATTTTCTGTAATCGCTATAAGTTTTTCTCGCAGTTTTGTAGTAATCGGTTTGCTCTCTGGTAATTGATAATTTTCAATTTTTTTGACTGGCGCAACCTTGGCAGCAGTCCCACTCAGAAAAACTTCGTCAGCGATAAAAAGCTCTGATTTATCAACGGGTCTTTCTATCGTTTTAATTCCTAGATTTCTGGCAATTGTTAGGACGCTATCTCTGGTAATTCCTTCTAAAATATCCTGTTCAAATCCAGGGGTAATCAGTTGCCCATTTCTCACTAAAAATATATTCATCCCAGAGGCTTCGCAAATTTTTCCCTGCGAATTCATCATAATTGCCTCATCAAAGCCTGACTCTACCGCCTCAGTTTTCGCTAAGGCAGAAGTAATATATGCGGCGCTGATTTTACCTCTCAGAGGCAAGCTGCGATCTTCTTGTCGATACCAGGAACTAATTCGACAGCTGACTCCTTCCGGAGATAAATAATCTGCTAGTTCAATTCCATAAACTAAAAAATCTTTCTCAACATTATGAAGCCTAGGAGCAATTCCTAACCCCGAAGTATAT includes these proteins:
- a CDS encoding alpha/beta hydrolase; this translates as MLYRNFSTQAELDAEYNVEKSVPDFTVYADFYVKTSASVRSALYCKLQVPFGPTLAEHLDIFPAAQPDAPILVFIHGGYWRLLSSQDFSLVAKAPVEAGVTVVVTNYALCPSVTMDEIVRQSRAAVAWIYKNASSFGGARDRIYVSGHSAGGQLTAMLMATDWEGTYGLPADIIKGGCAISGLFDLMPFPYTWLQPALQLTWGEVLRNSPILHIPDKAGSLIVTYGGDESKEFQRQSEEFLAAWKAKGLKGEYLPQPGKNHFTAIDGFLDVNSNLCTAILRQMGVKA
- a CDS encoding branched-chain amino acid transaminase; translated protein: MNNFLPIAYFQNKFVPFNEAKVSIATQALHYGTGAIGGLRGIPDPQNDKQILLFRLDRHCQRLSDSAKYLHYDIPASKIRETIVDFIKKNQPNKSFYIRPLVYTSGLGIAPRLHNVEKDFLVYGIELADYLSPEGVSCRISSWYRQEDRSLPLRGKISAAYITSALAKTEAVESGFDEAIMMNSQGKICEASGMNIFLVRNGQLITPGFEQDILEGITRDSVLTIARNLGIKTIERPVDKSELFIADEVFLSGTAAKVAPVKKIENYQLPESKPITTKLREKLIAITENRDPDYQDWVDEIALE